A part of Anabas testudineus chromosome 9, fAnaTes1.2, whole genome shotgun sequence genomic DNA contains:
- the foxn4 gene encoding forkhead box protein N4 yields MIEGGITSRMSGIIDNAGHHPSPQDYRLLTTDPSQLREEDLPGDLQSLSWLTSVDVPRLQQMADSRGHSNGPTQGSLLEQQTAQLSNMTMTAGQGSMLHLQSSMQHSPLGISIINTHSGSMSPFSMNGLPSPGYQCPTSVYQPAPQQVYSLTQTGQQCSSSGLYSNVSFNNQSLFAQPRLAPQEQELQPKSFPKPIYSYSCLIAMALKNSKTGSLPVSEIYSFMKEHFPYFKTAPDGWKNSVRHNLSLNKCFEKVENKTSSSSRKGCLWALNPAKIDKMEEEMQKWKRKDLPAIRRSMANPDELDKLITDRPENCRRKALEPDMTRLPSCPTGLPLPVPAQMQPQPIVTLSLPCLPMHQHHQLQAQLQAQARLAPMSPAPAQTPPLHTVPDLSHSPLTQQPSKPPDVFYSVHGDTHTEVDALDPSIMDFALQGNLWEEMKDDSFNLDALGTFSNSPLRLSDCDLGTVSLPPSSTGANLPLSDVQVTGLYTSYTSQDPLSSQYLGAPPSSKPIALL; encoded by the exons ATGATAGAGGGTGGAATCACATCCAGGATGTCAGGAATAATTGACAATGCTGGACACCATCCATCTCCACAAGACTACAG GCTTCTGACCACGGACCCCTCCCAGCTTAGGGAGGAGGACCTCCCTGGGGACCTGCAGTCTCTGTCATGGCTCACCTCTGTGGATGTGCCCCGACTACAGCAGATGGCTGACAGCCGAGGCCACAGCAACGGGCCCACCCAGGGCAGCTTGTTGGAGCAACAGACAG CTCAGCTGAGCAACATGACAATGACAGCAGGACAGGGCTCTATGCTCCACCTCCAGAGCAGCATGCAGCACAGCCCTCTGGGAATCAGCATCATAAATACCCACAGCGGAAGT ATGTCTCCATTCTCCATGAATGGACTGCCCTCCCCTGGATACCAGTGCCCTACCTCAGTCTACCAGCCTGCACCCCAGCAGGTGTATTCTTTAACCCAAACTGGACAACAG TGTTCATCTAGTGGGCTTTATAGCAATGTGTCTTTCAACAACCAAAGTCTATTTGCACAACCTCGCCTGGCTCCTCAAGAACAGGAGCTACAGCCCAAGTCCTTTCCCAAGCCAATCTACTCCTACAG CTGTCTGATTGCCATGGCTCTGAAGAACAGCAAAACTGGCAGCCTCCCAGTCAGTGAGATCTATAGCTTTATGAAGGAACACTTTCCTTATTTCAAG ACTGCACCTGATGGATGGAAGAACTCAGTCAGACACAATCTGTCCTTAAACAAATGCTTTGAGAAAGTGGAGAACAAGACGAGCAGCTCGTCCCGTAAGGGCTGTCTATGGGCACTGAACCCTGCCAAAATTGacaagatggaggaagagatgCAGAAGTGGAAACGCAAAGACCTCCCAGCCATTCGTCGCAGCATGGCTAACCCTG ATGAGTTGGACAAACTGATCACAGACCGCCCAGAGAACTGTCGACGTAAGGCTCTAGAGCCCGACATGACCCGGCTGCCCAGCTGTCCAACTGGTCTCCCACTGCCTGTCCCAGCCCAAATGCAGCCACAGCCCATAGTCACCCTGTCCCTGCCGTGTTTACCCATGCACCAGCACCACCAGCTTCAGGCCCAGCTCCAGGCTCAGGCCCGCCTGGCCCCCATGTCTCCTGCCCCGGCCCAGACGCCTCCGCTCCACACAGTGCCTGACCTTTCCCACAGTCCACTCACCCAGCAGCCCAGCAAGCCCCCAGATGTTTTCTACAGTGTGCACGGTGATACGCACACAGAGGTGGATGCACTTGACCCTAGCATCATGGACTTTGCCCTACAAg GTAATCTGTGGGAGGAAATGAAGGACGACAGCTTTAACCTGGATGCTTTAGGCACCTTCAGTAATTCACCCCTCCGGCTATCAGACTGTGACTTGGGAACAGTCagcctccctccttcctccactgGAGCGAATCTGCCTCTGTCAGATGTGCAGGTGACAGGTCTCTATACCTCCTACACCTCCCAGGACCCCCTTTCTTCACAGTACCTGGGCGCACCACCCAGCAGCAAGCCCATCGCCCTGCTTTAA